One stretch of Juglans microcarpa x Juglans regia isolate MS1-56 chromosome 3D, Jm3101_v1.0, whole genome shotgun sequence DNA includes these proteins:
- the LOC121256669 gene encoding uncharacterized protein LOC121256669: MSSSLGKLPGLLAKEEPDESLPPEPAPEPVSGGTLTIEDLTNTQLASPESSNTASKKLKLDSPAPKNEESKQESPAGTDHELLDVEAQLAEFLLTIRWNTGSILEALLLSETALARKEPAPSEKGSYSEKENPSPAISMLENENVLVYEHAADILWAVREPNGAGDIMMEEAVGDADDYGSNEKTRDSKEEEDAPDHNGANEKKFDRFFGKWRSSFRLRIQ, encoded by the coding sequence atGTCTTCAAGCCTCGGAAAACTTCCTGGCCTTTTGGCGAAAGAAGAGCCAGATGAATCTTTGCCCCCGGAGCCGGCGCCGGAGCCCGTGAGTGGTGGTACCCTCACCATCGAAGATCTTACCAATACACAATTAGCTTCGCCTGAAAGTTCGAATACCGCGTCGAAGAAATTGAAGTTGGATTCCCCCGCGCCAAAAAACGAAGAATCGAAACAAGAGTCCCCGGCTGGAACTGATCACGAGCTCTTGGACGTAGAAGCTCAGCTTGCGGAGTTTCTTCTCACTATTCGATGGAATACCGGTTCAATCCTTGAGGCTCTGTTGCTGTCAGAAACTGCCCTTGCTAGAAAGGAACCAGCACCGTCTGAGAAGGGCTCCTATTCGGAGAAAGAAAACCCAAGTCCGGCTATTTCAATGCTGGAAAATGAGAATGTGCTCGTTTACGAGCATGCGGCCGACATTTTGTGGGCAGTCCGGGAACCGAACGGTGCTGGGGATATTATGATGGAAGAGGCCGTTGGGGACGCTGACGACTACGGATCCAATGAGAAAACACGTGATTCTAAGGAGGAAGAAGACGCTCCAGATCACAACGGGGCCAACGAGAAAAAATTCGATCGATTCTTCGGTAAATGGAGATCAAGCTTCAGACTACGGATCCAATGA